From the Fusobacterium ulcerans ATCC 49185 genome, the window TATAGACATGAATCCAAAAGACCTACCTGTGAGAAATAATCCAGGTGCTATTCCTATAAATGAAAGAGGAAGTATAGCAAAAATTATAAATGGATCTTTCAAAGTTGCAAATAGAAGTACACATATTGAAAACATAATAGTTCCTTGTAATGGAAGACTAGAGAATACAGCAGCCACATTTTTATTCTGCTCATAATATTCTCCGCCCCATTCAATTTTATAATTTTCTGGAAGAGATAATTTATTTACTTCTGTTTCAACTGCCTTTCTAATACTTTCAGCGGTGACACCTCCAGAAATATCACATTGAACTTTTATAGCTCTTACTCTGTTTCTTCTCCAGATTTCAGGGTCTTCCCATTTTAAACTTTCTTTTTCAATAATTCTATTTAAAGGAAGACTTTTTATTCCTAATCCCCATACTGGTGTCTGACCAATATTATTAATTTCAAGCTGCTGTCCACCAGATTTTTCTCTTAGAACTATTGGCATTATTTCAGTTCCCTCTTTATATTTTCCAAGAGTCATTCCTTCTGTTGCCCTATTTAATGAATTGGCAACATCTAATGGTGAAATCAGATTTTTTCTTTCAATATTTTGAGATAATACAGGAGACCATGTCAAAACTTTATTTTTCCAATCTGTCTGTATATTTTCTGCGTTTGGTACAGTTCTCATAATATTCATAACTTTTTTAGACAACTCTCTCAGTACATATGGATCAGGTCCAAGTATTCTCACTTCTACAGGATATTTAGTAGGAATACCATTTACATATTTTCTTACCTCTATTTTAGTATCAGGAATATTTTCTTTAACAAATTTTTTTATATTTTCTCCAATTCTATTTACACTCTCTAATTTATTTACTGAAATAATAAGCTGAGAAAAACTGCTGTTTTGTAACTCTGGAATAGTTGCAACATAGTATCTGGAAGGAGAAGATCCAACTGCTGCTGTTACATTTATTATATCTTTATCTTTAAGCAATTCTTTTTCTACTATTTGACTCACTTTATCTGTTTTATCAAGTGAAGTTCCTTCAGGAAGCCATAAATTTACAACAAATCCTTTTTTATCAGAATCAGGGAAAAAAGTAATAGGCAGTCTTGTAAAAAGCAACATAGAAAATAAAAATGCTCCAATTACTATTCCCAGAGAAAGAAATTTATGTGCTAAAACTTTTTCTAAAAATTTGTGACATAAATCATAAAATTTTTCTTTTCTCCCATTTTTATCTTTTTCTTTATCTATTTTTAAAAAGATATCACAGAATACAGGTATTTGAGTTAAGGCTAATCCCCAACTTAAACCTAAGGAAACAGCCATTATCCAGAAAAGAGTGGAAATATATTCTCCAGCATCAGTTGGCATTAAATACATAGGAAGAAATGCTATTACAGCAATGGCAGTTGCCCCAAGGAGAGGAACAGCAGTTTTTTTAGCTGGTTTAGTTAATGCTTCATATCGATTTTCCTCTTTTTCCAGACTGGTAAGTGTACCATCAACTACAACTATAGCATTATCAACAAGCATTCCCATAGCAATTATAAATGAACCGAGAGAAACTCTCTGCATATCCATTTTAACAGCAAGCATATATATCAACGTTCCTAATATAGAAAGAATAAGTCCACTTCCTATTATGAGTCCGCTTCTCATACCCATTGTAAATAAAAGAACTCCAACCACTACTACTACTGAGGCAACAAGATTATTAACGAATTGACCGATAGCATTAGTAACAAGCTCTGGCTGGTAATACACTTTCTCAATTTCTATTCCCATAGGAAGATTTTTCTTTATTTCATCAAGTTTTTTATCAATAGCTTTACCTGTATTTATAACATTTGTTCCCACCTCTGGTGAGAGCATAAGCCCCATAGCTTCTTTCATATTATATCTCATTTTACTTTTTATAGGAGTTGAAAAAGATTTTTTTACAACTGCAATATCTTTCAGGAAAACAGTTTCTTCTCCACCTCTTAAATTTTCTTTAGAAAAAATCACCAGATTTTCTATATCTTCCAAACTATTAAAAGCTTCATTGATATCTACTCTTATTTTCATATCTCCATGTTCTATAGAATTACTGTAGGCAGGAAGATTTTGAGAAATAAAAGAAGTAAGTATAAGTTTTTCATTTATTCCAAGAGCATCTATCTTTTCTCTGTCAATGACTACTTCTACAGCAGAATCAACTTTTCCATAGACAGCAGTTTTTGATACCCCAGGAATAGAATGGAGTTCTCTTTTTATATAATTTACATACCTATTTAATTCTTCCTTAGAATATCCTTCACTTGTCACAGCAAAAAACATTCCATATACATCCCCATAGTCATCTAAAACTACTGAGGAAATAGCTCCTGTAGGAAGATTTTTTTGAACATCATTTATTTTTTTTCTTACATTATCCCAATACTGATCTATTACTTCTGCTTTTAACGATTCATTTAATTTTATTTTAACTTCTGAATAACCAGCTTTAGAAACACTTTCAATATATTCAACATTTGCAATTTGTTGAAGGGCGCTTTCTATTTCATCTGTTACCTGCAGCTCAACTTGATGAGGATCAGCTCCAGGATACAAGGTCACAACAATAGCTTCTTTTACTCTAAATTCAGGATCCTCTAATTTTCCAAGGTTAACATAAGAAAAAATTCCTCCTGCTATAATGACAAATGTCAGAAAAAGTGTAACTGTTCTATTTTTTATCGAGTAATCGATTATATTCATATGCTCCACCTCTTATAAGACATTTCCAACATTAGTATGACTTTCTTCTGGAATAAGTTTTACCTTTTCTCCATCAATGATAGTATTAACACCAGCAGTGATAACTTTGTCATTTTTATTTAGTCCTTCTAGAATTACTATATTTCCATCAGGATAGAGATTGCCTATTTTAACTTTTCTTGCTTTTGCTACACCATTATCATAAATATATACTTTACTTCCGTTATCTTCAAAAAGGGCAGATGCAGGAATAATAATAGGTGAGGATTCATCTCTTTTTATAGAAGCTATAACTTTTCCACTCATTCCCATTCTGATATCTTTTCCATCTAATAATTCAAAAGTAGCAGGATAAGTCAATTTTGAAAATTCAGGATTTTTTCCAATTTCTTTAAGTTTTAATTCATATTTTTTTTCACTGTCATTTGGAACAAAAATAAATGATACAGCATTTTTTAAAATATCAGTATCTTTAATAGCAACACTGATTGTTACTTCTGGATTTTCATCAGCTGAAAGAGAAACTACAGGTGTTCCAGCATTTACAACGCTTCCTGCATCAGCAAATTTTTTAGAAATATATCCAGAAAATGGAGCTCTAAGCTCAGTATCCTTTAATTTATTTTGAGCATTTTCTACTCCCTGCTGTGCTTCTTTTAAAAGAGAAACAGCAGCTTTTTTCTGAGCAGTTGCTGCATCAAAATTCTTTTTTGTCATAGCATCTGCTTTATAGAGTTTTTCAGCTCTGTCATATTGAAGAACTGCGTTATCAGCTGAAGCTTTTGTAGCTTCATATTTTTTCTTGTATACTTCCAGATTTATTTTATAATCTCTGCTGTCCATTTTAGCCAGTATCTCATCTTTTTTTATTATTTGCCCCTGAGTGAGATTCATACTTTCCAATGGCCCTGCAATTTTAAAAGATAGAATTGTTTCTTTACTTGGAGTAGTTATTCCAGAAAAAGAAAAATATTCAATGCTATCAGAATTTTTTATTTCTATGATTTTTACAGGACGAATTATTATTTCTTCTTCTTGCTGTTTTCCACATGAAGAAATTAACAAGATAGAAGCAGCAATCAAAATCATTGATTTTATTCTTCTATTTTTCATATATCTTTTCTCCTTTTGTAAATATAGATTTTCCCATAAGCATATTAAGAGAAGAAAGAGAAATTTGATACTTATATTCAGTTTTTTCTTTTATACTTAAAGCTTGTTCGTAATCAGCTAAAGCTTTTATATATTCCCAGTTATCAATAGCTCCCACTTCTTTTTCAGCTTTTTTCTGTTCAAATCTTCCTTTGTTTACAATATAATTTTTTGAAGCTATATCTCTTTCTTCTTTAGAACTTTCCAACACATTATATGCATTGACAGTTTCAAAAATAACCTTCATTATCTCCTGTTCTTTTCTAATAAAAGAAATTTCCTGATTTTTTCTAGCTTTCTTATATTCATTTACATTTTGAAAACCATTAAATATAGAAAAGAATCCTCCAAGAGTACCCATAAAGAAATCAGGGTCAGCTAGAGCTTCATTACTTGTATTTATATATCCTCCAGTTAAAACTATTTTTGGAAGAAAATTTGTAACTGCTATTTTTACAGCATCCTCATTCATATCCACAGCAGTATCTCTTATTTTTATAAAATCGCTGTTTTTTAAAGATTCATAAACAGCTTCTTCCATAGAAATATTATTTTCTGTGAAAGGAGATGGTTTTTGCAGCTGGATATCTAAAAATGGATAAAGATTAAGGGTATTCATCAAAGAAATTTTTGCACTTTGAAGATCACGTTTATTTTGCTTCAAAGCATGTTCTTTTATTTTGACCATTTGCTCTGTTCCCTCATACTCCCATTTTAGAATACTTTCAGTTTCCAGTGCAACTTTGGCATTTTTATTTAACTCCTGAGCAGAAGCCAGTTCTTTGGATAAATATTCTCTTTCAGATTCTAAAGCAAGAATATAGTAATACTCTCCAATCGTTTGGAGTTTAATCATTTTTTCTGTAAGCTCTCTAGTAAGAACAGAGATATTTTCTCCCTTTTGTCTGGCACTATATAAAAACCATGTAGATGGAACAAAAATAGGCATTTGTGCATTGACATTGAAAAGAGAAAAACTTTTATCAAGCAGCCTTCCCTCTAATGCTGCAGGAAATCCAGGCAGAGCAGGTATTCCAGTATCTAAAGCTTCACCCATAACTTTGTTGTTTAACATAGTATAACTGTATCCTAATGATATTTTTGGAAGAAAATTGCCAAATGCTATCCTTTTATCAAGTTTTGCTATTTCCTCTTCAATAATTTTTACTTTTAAGTCAAGGTTCCTATCTACACTTAATTTTAAAGCTGTTTCTAAAGTAAGGATGTTATTATATTGTTTTATATATTCCTTGCTTTCCTTTTCTTTTAATGAGAGATTATCAAGTAATTCAGCATTTTTATCAGAGGTATTAAGAGCAGAACAACCTGCTATTAAAATAGAGTAAACTGCTAAGATTAAATTTTTCAATTTTACCTCCTTTATGTTATTTAATTGTTTTTTATATTTTATTACAACAATAGGTTTTTTACCACTATTATTTTTTGTTTAAATATGCTTATAATAATATACTCCAAAGACTCTTTTATTTCCTCTTCTTTTTAGCAATAAACAAATAACCAGAAATAAAAAAAGACAAAGCAAAATACTTTGTCTTCTATAATTTTATTCATCATCATCTTTTGTTATTTCTCCTTCTTTAAAAGAAGCAGTACCTAAAAGTTTACCATTTTCATAAAACATACTCCAGTCACCATTAAGCTGTCCTTCTTTAAAATTTCCCACAGCATTAATGATTCCATTTTCATAATATCTTACATATTTACCATTTTTTACATGAAGTTTATATTCCTCTTTTATTTTTACTTCGCCATTTTCATAATAGTAGATAGCTTCTCCTTCAAGAAGTCCATTGGAAAAATTCTCACTAACTTCTATTTCGCCATTTTCAAAGTATGTTTCATATCTTCCATGAAGCAGATTATCTTTAAATGAAGCTAATTCCTTTATTGCACCATTAGGGTAATAAGTGATTTTGTTTCCATTAAGTTTACCATTTTTAAAGAATCCTCTTGTTTTAACAGAACCATCTTCATAATATTTTACCCATTCCCCATCCATTCTATCATTTTGAAATCCCATATATTCTTTCATTTGACCATTTTCATAATATTGAATAGAATCACCAGAAATATGTCCAGCTTCGAAATCTATCGACTCTTTTATCTGACCATTTTCATAAAATTTTATTTCAGTTCCTTCTTTAAGACCGTTTACATAAGGCTCAATTGTTTTAATTTCACCATCACGATATCTGTATATAAAATTTCCAGAGAAAGGATCATTTTCGCCTAAGACATAAGCTAGTCCATCCATTAATTGTTTCTGGTAAAATTCCACTTCCCTAGTTTTCATTTGAATCCTCCTGCCCAAAACTATATTTCATCAGTTTTATGTTTTTCAATTATTTCTTTTTCATCTTCCTCATCCAGCTTCTTTAAGAACCATTTTTTTACTTTTATTATTACAACTAATAAAATAAAGTAATGGATATATTTCAATTCTTCAAAAGTTTTTCCTAATACTTTATCACATATAAATATTAGAAGTATCCATAATGCCAGAACTGCTAGAAGCAATCCAACAAATTTACCCCAAATTTTCCAAAAGTTTTTTCTTTCTTCCATAAATACAATGCTCCTCAAAATATTCAATTTATATTTCATTATAACATAAAAATACTTTTAACACTACATTGTGAAAACAAAAAACTTATAAAATATCTATATTACAAGAGAAGTTCATATAATTTAAACCATTTCAGCCAAGATATATTGAGATCTAAATCTACAGTATCAATATACTCATATCCTAATTTTTCATATAAGGATATGGCAGGTGTATTTTGAATGGCAACATCTAAACGGATAGATTTCATTCCATTTTCTTTTCCAAATTTTTCTGCAAACTTCATAAGAGAAAATCCAGCATTATTTTTCATAAATTTTGGATGGACAGCAAAAGTTCGTATAACTATGATATTTTCATAATTATTTTCAGTTTTCCAGAGAGCTTTATTATAAGCTTTTTCAGGTTCATGGCTCAATATAAGAGTTCCTGCAATCTGTTCATTTATTTCTATTACATATAAATTTTCATTTTTTATTCCATCAGCAGCATTTTCTCTGACTGGATACAATCCTTTTCTCCAGCCAGGATAATTAATATTCTGTTCCAGATAGTCATTCAAAGAATCATATAGTTTTTCTAATTCATCTAAATCACCTGCAGTTCCTTTTCTAATAACATATTTATCCATCTTTTCCCCCTAAATATATATTTAATGATAATTTTACAGGAAAATGTATTTATCTGCAACTAAAAAGAAGTTTAGTGAAAAACATATACCTTAAAAAGTTTGATATAATTTATTATGTACTTAATTACTATTAGATTTATAAAAGTTTAAAACCTTAAATAAATTGTAAAATATAATAATTTTGAGCATTTGAGATAAGGGACAAAAAATTGCAAAAATAATGAAGAATAAAGTCCTTTTAAATGTAAAATTTTTAGAATAATATTATATTAAGATATACAGAAAGGAGACGATATGTTTATAGATAATAAAAAAATTGTATTATTAAATCATTTAAATGAGGATATAGAAAAAGTCTCTGAAATTCTTGGCATATCTGAAAGAACCATAAGATATCGTATAGAAGATTTGAATGAGTTTTTTATTGATGAAAAAATTGATTATAAAATAGTTATAGAAAGCAGAATAATAAAAGGGTTTGGAAATCTTGAAGAAGTGATAAAAGAACTTGAAGATAAAAATTATAATTTCTCAAAATCAGAAAGAATGGAAATAATATTTTTATTTTTATTAATTTCGAGTAATGGATGCAAAGCAGATGAAATATGCAATTTGGTTGATATAAGTAGAAGTACATTTAAAATTGATATGAGATTTGTAAGACAGGAATTTGAAAAAAAGAAATTGAAAGTAATCTCTAAGGCTAATAAAGGTCTTATAATTGTAGGACATGAAATTATTATTAGAAAGCTTTTATTAGAAAAACTAAAAAAAATTTTTGAAATAGAAAATAAAAAATTAAAATTTTTTGAAAAAATAAGCAGCTATGAAGTCAACATAATAAAAAATTATATAAGCTCAAAAAATATTCAAACAGTAACACAGTATCTGGAAAAATTAAAGATAGTTTTAAATAAAAAAATTTCAGATGAAGCCTATCAAATTCTTATGATTTATCTCCTTATAGTAATTAAAAGAGTGGAAAATAACTTAACATTAGAAAAAAATTTACAGAATCAAGAATTTATAAAATCAACTTATGATTTTGAAATTGTTAAAAGCAATATTTTTATCTTAGAAAATAATGAGAATATTAAAATGAATGAATTAGAAATTGTTAAAATAACTGAATTTCTCCTAGGAGCACATACCTATAATTTTAAATACTCATTTTATGAAAACTGGATTTATATTGAGAAAATGGCAGATGATCTTATTAAAAAGGTAAGTGAAAAAATAAATTTGAATATATTAAAAGACAATACTTTAAGAGATGGATTGATAAATCACCTTATACCTACAATATACAGATTAAAAAATGATATAGAGCTTGAAAATTCAATTCATAGAGAAATCATAGAACAATATCCAATTCTATATAATGAAGTTAAAACAGCATTAAAAAAAATAGAGGATTTTATAGGAAAAGAGTTTTCTGAAAATGAAACATCATTTTTTGTAGTTCATTTTGTACTTTCCATAAAAAGGATGGCTGAAAAATCAGAAGAAAAGAAAAAAATTTTGATAGTATGCGGATTGGGATATGGAACATCTAATCTTTTAAAACAGGAAATGGAAGAGCTTTTTGATATTGAAATAAAAGATTTGGTTCCTTTGAATAATTTAAAGAATATTGATACAAGTGAAATTGATTTTATAATCACAACAACAGATATAAAAAAATTAGAGGTAAATATACCAATAGTTAAGGTAAATTCAATTCTTACAAAAGAAAATATAACTGACTTATTAACAGTTGGAATAAAGAATCGAAAAAACAGAGTAAATATTCCAGAAATAATGGAAATAATTAAAAAATATTCTAGTATAGAGAACGAGGAAGAATTAGAAAAAATTCTGGCAGGTTATTTTGAAAATATTGAAAACAAGGAGATAGAAAAATTTATAGACCTTTCACTAAAAGATATTCTTCCTTTGAAAAATATCAAAATAACAAAAAATACTACAACATGGGAAGATGCCATATTTGAAGCAGGAAAAATACTTTATGACAATGGCTACATAAAAGAAAAATATATTTTTGAAATGATAGAAAAAATAAAAGAACTTGGTCTATATATGATGATAGGAGAAGCTATAATTCTACCTCATGCAGATATTGGAGAAAATGTTATTAAAACAGGAATTAGCTATCTGCAATTAATAGAACCAGTAAAGATTGGAGATGAAATGGAAATAAAGCATATTTTTGCTCTGGCAAGCTGTGATAAGAATGAACATATAAAAGGTCTGCTTGAACTAAAAAAGAATATTGATGAAAATAACCTGAAAGAAATTTTAGAAAAATGCAGTACATCAGAAGAAATTTTTAACATAATTGAAAATATTAGTAAATAATTTTAAGGAGGATGATTTTATGAAATTACAAACTGAGAGAGAGAAAATTGTAAAATATTTAAATCTTTTAATTGAAAAAGGGTTAACAAAAGGAACAGGAGGAAATATATCTATTTATAACGAAAAAGAAAAGTTAGTGGCAATATCTCCAAGCAGTGTTCCATATAATATTTTGAAGCCTGAAGATATTATGCTTGTAGACTTAGATGGAAAGGTAGCAGATGGAAATCCTCAATATGTACCTTCTTCTGAAACAGGAATGCATTTAAAGGTATATAAAGGAAGAGAGGATATTAAAGCTCTTATT encodes:
- a CDS encoding GNAT family N-acetyltransferase, which codes for MDKYVIRKGTAGDLDELEKLYDSLNDYLEQNINYPGWRKGLYPVRENAADGIKNENLYVIEINEQIAGTLILSHEPEKAYNKALWKTENNYENIIVIRTFAVHPKFMKNNAGFSLMKFAEKFGKENGMKSIRLDVAIQNTPAISLYEKLGYEYIDTVDLDLNISWLKWFKLYELLL
- a CDS encoding TolC family protein produces the protein MKNLILAVYSILIAGCSALNTSDKNAELLDNLSLKEKESKEYIKQYNNILTLETALKLSVDRNLDLKVKIIEEEIAKLDKRIAFGNFLPKISLGYSYTMLNNKVMGEALDTGIPALPGFPAALEGRLLDKSFSLFNVNAQMPIFVPSTWFLYSARQKGENISVLTRELTEKMIKLQTIGEYYYILALESEREYLSKELASAQELNKNAKVALETESILKWEYEGTEQMVKIKEHALKQNKRDLQSAKISLMNTLNLYPFLDIQLQKPSPFTENNISMEEAVYESLKNSDFIKIRDTAVDMNEDAVKIAVTNFLPKIVLTGGYINTSNEALADPDFFMGTLGGFFSIFNGFQNVNEYKKARKNQEISFIRKEQEIMKVIFETVNAYNVLESSKEERDIASKNYIVNKGRFEQKKAEKEVGAIDNWEYIKALADYEQALSIKEKTEYKYQISLSSLNMLMGKSIFTKGEKIYEK
- a CDS encoding efflux RND transporter permease subunit; this translates as MNIIDYSIKNRTVTLFLTFVIIAGGIFSYVNLGKLEDPEFRVKEAIVVTLYPGADPHQVELQVTDEIESALQQIANVEYIESVSKAGYSEVKIKLNESLKAEVIDQYWDNVRKKINDVQKNLPTGAISSVVLDDYGDVYGMFFAVTSEGYSKEELNRYVNYIKRELHSIPGVSKTAVYGKVDSAVEVVIDREKIDALGINEKLILTSFISQNLPAYSNSIEHGDMKIRVDINEAFNSLEDIENLVIFSKENLRGGEETVFLKDIAVVKKSFSTPIKSKMRYNMKEAMGLMLSPEVGTNVINTGKAIDKKLDEIKKNLPMGIEIEKVYYQPELVTNAIGQFVNNLVASVVVVVGVLLFTMGMRSGLIIGSGLILSILGTLIYMLAVKMDMQRVSLGSFIIAMGMLVDNAIVVVDGTLTSLEKEENRYEALTKPAKKTAVPLLGATAIAVIAFLPMYLMPTDAGEYISTLFWIMAVSLGLSWGLALTQIPVFCDIFLKIDKEKDKNGRKEKFYDLCHKFLEKVLAHKFLSLGIVIGAFLFSMLLFTRLPITFFPDSDKKGFVVNLWLPEGTSLDKTDKVSQIVEKELLKDKDIINVTAAVGSSPSRYYVATIPELQNSSFSQLIISVNKLESVNRIGENIKKFVKENIPDTKIEVRKYVNGIPTKYPVEVRILGPDPYVLRELSKKVMNIMRTVPNAENIQTDWKNKVLTWSPVLSQNIERKNLISPLDVANSLNRATEGMTLGKYKEGTEIMPIVLREKSGGQQLEINNIGQTPVWGLGIKSLPLNRIIEKESLKWEDPEIWRRNRVRAIKVQCDISGGVTAESIRKAVETEVNKLSLPENYKIEWGGEYYEQNKNVAAVFSSLPLQGTIMFSICVLLFATLKDPFIIFAILPLSFIGIAPGLFLTGRSFGFMSIIGAISLSGMMIKNSIVLIDEIKYEINVDKKDPYTAVIDSAVSRIRPVSMASVTTIFGMLPLVFDPLYGDMAITIVFGLTASTMLTLFVVPLLYSLLYKIEKKQ
- a CDS encoding efflux RND transporter periplasmic adaptor subunit, with translation MKNRRIKSMILIAASILLISSCGKQQEEEIIIRPVKIIEIKNSDSIEYFSFSGITTPSKETILSFKIAGPLESMNLTQGQIIKKDEILAKMDSRDYKINLEVYKKKYEATKASADNAVLQYDRAEKLYKADAMTKKNFDAATAQKKAAVSLLKEAQQGVENAQNKLKDTELRAPFSGYISKKFADAGSVVNAGTPVVSLSADENPEVTISVAIKDTDILKNAVSFIFVPNDSEKKYELKLKEIGKNPEFSKLTYPATFELLDGKDIRMGMSGKVIASIKRDESSPIIIPASALFEDNGSKVYIYDNGVAKARKVKIGNLYPDGNIVILEGLNKNDKVITAGVNTIIDGEKVKLIPEESHTNVGNVL
- a CDS encoding BglG family transcription antiterminator; translated protein: MFIDNKKIVLLNHLNEDIEKVSEILGISERTIRYRIEDLNEFFIDEKIDYKIVIESRIIKGFGNLEEVIKELEDKNYNFSKSERMEIIFLFLLISSNGCKADEICNLVDISRSTFKIDMRFVRQEFEKKKLKVISKANKGLIIVGHEIIIRKLLLEKLKKIFEIENKKLKFFEKISSYEVNIIKNYISSKNIQTVTQYLEKLKIVLNKKISDEAYQILMIYLLIVIKRVENNLTLEKNLQNQEFIKSTYDFEIVKSNIFILENNENIKMNELEIVKITEFLLGAHTYNFKYSFYENWIYIEKMADDLIKKVSEKINLNILKDNTLRDGLINHLIPTIYRLKNDIELENSIHREIIEQYPILYNEVKTALKKIEDFIGKEFSENETSFFVVHFVLSIKRMAEKSEEKKKILIVCGLGYGTSNLLKQEMEELFDIEIKDLVPLNNLKNIDTSEIDFIITTTDIKKLEVNIPIVKVNSILTKENITDLLTVGIKNRKNRVNIPEIMEIIKKYSSIENEEELEKILAGYFENIENKEIEKFIDLSLKDILPLKNIKITKNTTTWEDAIFEAGKILYDNGYIKEKYIFEMIEKIKELGLYMMIGEAIILPHADIGENVIKTGISYLQLIEPVKIGDEMEIKHIFALASCDKNEHIKGLLELKKNIDENNLKEILEKCSTSEEIFNIIENISK
- a CDS encoding toxin-antitoxin system YwqK family antitoxin, whose translation is MKTREVEFYQKQLMDGLAYVLGENDPFSGNFIYRYRDGEIKTIEPYVNGLKEGTEIKFYENGQIKESIDFEAGHISGDSIQYYENGQMKEYMGFQNDRMDGEWVKYYEDGSVKTRGFFKNGKLNGNKITYYPNGAIKELASFKDNLLHGRYETYFENGEIEVSENFSNGLLEGEAIYYYENGEVKIKEEYKLHVKNGKYVRYYENGIINAVGNFKEGQLNGDWSMFYENGKLLGTASFKEGEITKDDDE